From Anopheles coluzzii chromosome 3, AcolN3, whole genome shotgun sequence, the proteins below share one genomic window:
- the LOC120958495 gene encoding uncharacterized protein LOC120958495 isoform X1 yields MSDLDDPLCGQTQSSQQQQQQQPPTQTTPRSSLGSGALSYSNSSISPSTSSSSSGSAKSAVSECLGAWLNYLQIMNNLCAAGYRLAQTIAALEPWAYFEHPSTATGGGGGQSGSGASNPSGIPSPSQSAQPGPQIPQLPFTTSQIPSHMAFQFITAWDELARASVMATSTVKSHIVSVLQDFKTQPLATVEQDSELLHIKEYNQLILQDNAQTMINLQHQFCVASCDAFAQLMCCYQCQTQVGFPHDPDCPMVQHPMSAAATIARTGGGGADQRSQTPSPHFGMKMQENARLYDRTGSISTQGSSSDHGTTAYEQTRGPSPHDIRGPSPIQGYLDNIRGPLPNPGHLSGMKAPFYRGSRSPLNFPLFTLNGQRRWSEAAAGEVNSEAALDPESQMRRWSMPWEAKADKSTVHWNQTRLMPISKLAVPASGPGPTPKSSLGDRSQSTTPDSTWHSSITSQDGLVEAIQLLSCRPIHRMQPMMMMAPPNIGPPFVEEPSGMQQQESHNVSGNPPGLYGIWTQQNPPSAMLRQSTVATMQQDRMVPLMNYIREQDSSIDENPPN; encoded by the exons ATGAGCGACCTAGATGATCCACTTTGTGGGCAGACACAGTCgtcccagcagcaacaacagcaacaacctcCAACTCAAACAACACCCCGCAGTTCTCTCGGCTCGGGTGCACTGTCCTACAGCAATTCCTCCATCTCGCCGTCGACGAGCTCGAGCAGCTCCGGGTCGGCCAAATCCGCCGTCAGCGAGTGCTTGGGTGCGTGGCTCAATTACCTCCAGATCATGAACAACCTGTGTGCGGCCGGCTACCGGCTAGCGCAAACGATTGCCGCCCTCGAACCGTGGGCGTACTTCGAACATCCGAGCACAGccaccggcggcggcggtggccaaTCCGGATCGGGGGCGAGCAATCCGTCCGGCATTCCGTCACCCTCGCAATCGGCACAGCCGGGCCCACAGATACCGCAGCTACCGTTCACCACCTCGCAGATTCCGTCGCACATGGCGTTCCAGTTTATCACGGCCTGGGACGAGCTGGCGCGGGCGTCCGTCATGGCCACCAGCACGGTCAAATCGCACATCGTAAGCGTGCTGCAGGACTTTAAGACGCAACCGCTGGCGACGGTGGAGCAGGACAGCGAGCTGCTACATATCAAGGAGTACAATCAGCTCATTCTGCAGGACAACGCACAAACGATGATCAATCTGCAGCACCAGTTCTGTGTCGCTTCGTGCGACGCTTTCGCGCAGCTAATGTGCTGCTACCAGTGCCAGACGCAGGTGGGATTTCCGCACGACCCGGACTGCCCAATGGTGCAGCACCCGATGTCGGCCGCCGCAACGATCGCTCGCACCGGCGGTGGTGGGGCGGACCAACGCTCCCAAACGCCTTCGCCCCACTTCGGCATGAAAATGCAGGAAAATGCCCGGCTGTACGATCGTACTGGGTCGATTTCGACGCAAGGATCCTCCTCGGACCACGGCACGACGGCGTATGAGCAAACGCGTGGCCCCTCGCCGCACGACATTCGTGGGCCGAGTCCGATCCAGGGCTATTTGGACAATATCAGGGGCCCACTGCCAAACCCGGGCCATCTGTCGGGCATGAAAGCGCCGTTCTATCGGGGCTCACGCTCGCCATTGAATTTCCCCCTCTTCACGCTAAACGGACAGCGTCGCTGGTCGGAAGCGGCAGCTGGGGAAGTTAACTCCGAGGCAGCGCTCGATCCGGAAAGCCAAATGCGTCGCTGGTCAATGCCGTGGGAAGCGAAGGCAGACAAATCGACGGTGCACTGGAACCAGACGCGCCTGATGCCGATCTCGAAGCTTGCTGTGCCGGCGTCAGGGCCGGGACCAACGCCGAAATCGTCGCTCGGCGATCGTAGCCAAAGCACCACGCCGGACTCTACCTGGCACTCGTCCATCACGAGCCAGGACGGGTTGGTGGAAGCGATACAGCTGCTGTCCTGCCGACCGATTCACCGGATGcagccgatgatgatgatggcaccGCCCAACATCGGGCCACCGTTCGTCGAGGAGCCCTCCGGGATG cagcaacaggaatCTCACAACGTGTCGGGCAATCCGCCCGGTCTGTACGGTATCTGGACGCAGCAGAACCCGCCCAGTGCCATGCTGCGCCAGTCGACCGTGGCCACGATGCAGCAGGACCGCATGGTGCCGCTGATGAACTACATTCGCGAGCAGGACTCATCGATTGACGAAAATCCACCTAACTAA
- the LOC120958495 gene encoding uncharacterized protein LOC120958495 isoform X2: MSDLDDPLCGQTQSSQQQQQQQPPTQTTPRSSLGSGALSYSNSSISPSTSSSSSGSAKSAVSECLGAWLNYLQIMNNLCAAGYRLAQTIAALEPWAYFEHPSTATGGGGGQSGSGASNPSGIPSPSQSAQPGPQIPQLPFTTSQIPSHMAFQFITAWDELARASVMATSTVKSHIVSVLQDFKTQPLATVEQDSELLHIKEYNQLILQDNAQTMINLQHQFCVASCDAFAQLMCCYQCQTQVGFPHDPDCPMVQHPMSAAATIARTGGGGADQRSQTPSPHFGMKMQENARLYDRTGSISTQGSSSDHGTTAYEQTRGPSPHDIRGPSPIQGYLDNIRGPLPNPGHLSGMKAPFYRGSRSPLNFPLFTLNGQRRWSEAAAGEVNSEAALDPESQMRRWSMPWEAKADKSTVHWNQTRLMPISKLAVPASGPGPTPKSSLGDRSQSTTPDSTWHSSITSQDGLVEAIQLLSCRPIHRMQPMMMMAPPNIGPPFVEEPSGMQQESHNVSGNPPGLYGIWTQQNPPSAMLRQSTVATMQQDRMVPLMNYIREQDSSIDENPPN; encoded by the exons ATGAGCGACCTAGATGATCCACTTTGTGGGCAGACACAGTCgtcccagcagcaacaacagcaacaacctcCAACTCAAACAACACCCCGCAGTTCTCTCGGCTCGGGTGCACTGTCCTACAGCAATTCCTCCATCTCGCCGTCGACGAGCTCGAGCAGCTCCGGGTCGGCCAAATCCGCCGTCAGCGAGTGCTTGGGTGCGTGGCTCAATTACCTCCAGATCATGAACAACCTGTGTGCGGCCGGCTACCGGCTAGCGCAAACGATTGCCGCCCTCGAACCGTGGGCGTACTTCGAACATCCGAGCACAGccaccggcggcggcggtggccaaTCCGGATCGGGGGCGAGCAATCCGTCCGGCATTCCGTCACCCTCGCAATCGGCACAGCCGGGCCCACAGATACCGCAGCTACCGTTCACCACCTCGCAGATTCCGTCGCACATGGCGTTCCAGTTTATCACGGCCTGGGACGAGCTGGCGCGGGCGTCCGTCATGGCCACCAGCACGGTCAAATCGCACATCGTAAGCGTGCTGCAGGACTTTAAGACGCAACCGCTGGCGACGGTGGAGCAGGACAGCGAGCTGCTACATATCAAGGAGTACAATCAGCTCATTCTGCAGGACAACGCACAAACGATGATCAATCTGCAGCACCAGTTCTGTGTCGCTTCGTGCGACGCTTTCGCGCAGCTAATGTGCTGCTACCAGTGCCAGACGCAGGTGGGATTTCCGCACGACCCGGACTGCCCAATGGTGCAGCACCCGATGTCGGCCGCCGCAACGATCGCTCGCACCGGCGGTGGTGGGGCGGACCAACGCTCCCAAACGCCTTCGCCCCACTTCGGCATGAAAATGCAGGAAAATGCCCGGCTGTACGATCGTACTGGGTCGATTTCGACGCAAGGATCCTCCTCGGACCACGGCACGACGGCGTATGAGCAAACGCGTGGCCCCTCGCCGCACGACATTCGTGGGCCGAGTCCGATCCAGGGCTATTTGGACAATATCAGGGGCCCACTGCCAAACCCGGGCCATCTGTCGGGCATGAAAGCGCCGTTCTATCGGGGCTCACGCTCGCCATTGAATTTCCCCCTCTTCACGCTAAACGGACAGCGTCGCTGGTCGGAAGCGGCAGCTGGGGAAGTTAACTCCGAGGCAGCGCTCGATCCGGAAAGCCAAATGCGTCGCTGGTCAATGCCGTGGGAAGCGAAGGCAGACAAATCGACGGTGCACTGGAACCAGACGCGCCTGATGCCGATCTCGAAGCTTGCTGTGCCGGCGTCAGGGCCGGGACCAACGCCGAAATCGTCGCTCGGCGATCGTAGCCAAAGCACCACGCCGGACTCTACCTGGCACTCGTCCATCACGAGCCAGGACGGGTTGGTGGAAGCGATACAGCTGCTGTCCTGCCGACCGATTCACCGGATGcagccgatgatgatgatggcaccGCCCAACATCGGGCCACCGTTCGTCGAGGAGCCCTCCGGGATG caacaggaatCTCACAACGTGTCGGGCAATCCGCCCGGTCTGTACGGTATCTGGACGCAGCAGAACCCGCCCAGTGCCATGCTGCGCCAGTCGACCGTGGCCACGATGCAGCAGGACCGCATGGTGCCGCTGATGAACTACATTCGCGAGCAGGACTCATCGATTGACGAAAATCCACCTAACTAA